The Meriones unguiculatus strain TT.TT164.6M chromosome 1, Bangor_MerUng_6.1, whole genome shotgun sequence genome has a segment encoding these proteins:
- the Dmpk gene encoding myotonin-protein kinase isoform X7, with translation MSAEVRLRQLQQLVLDPGFLGLEPLLDLLLGVHQELGASHLAQDKYVADFLQWVEPIAARLKEVRLQRDDFEILKVIGRGAFSEVAVVKMKQTGQVYAMKIMNKWDMLKRGEVSCFREERDVLVKGDRRWITQLHFAFQDENYLYLVMEYYVGGDLLTLLSKFGERIPAEMARFYLAEIVMAIDSVHRLGYVHRDIKPDNILLDRCGHIRLADFGSCLRLQPDGTVRSLVAVGTPDYLSPEILQAVGGGPGAGSYGPECDWWALGVFAYEMFYGQTPFYADSTAETYAKIVHYKEHLSLPLADTGVPEEAQDLIRGLLCPAEIRLGRGGAADFQKHPFFFGVDWEGLRDSVPPFTPDFEGATDTCNFDVVEDWLTAMETLSDMQEDMPLGVHLPFVGYSYSCMAFRDSQVPDPTPMELEALQLPESDLQVLDLEPPVSTPDQVADVADPVAAPMAEPETVVTLRELQEALEEEVLTRQSLSRELEAIRTANQNFSSQLQEATVRNRDLEAHVRQLQERMEMLQAPGAAAVTGVPSPRATDLPSHIAPRPWLWASARWWGQAPRTAVTCCSQPGSLGLAYPRRVACSCSPLLWLLPPHWAVLGWWPLPAISPQSGVSREPPSPPEP, from the exons ATGTCAGCCGAAGTGCGGCTGAGGCAGCTCCAGCAGCTGGTGCTGGACCCCGGCTTCCTGGGGCTGGAGCCCCTGCTCGACCTTCTCCTGGGCGTCCACCAGGAGCTGGGCGCCTCCCACCTAGCCCAGGACAAGTATGTGGCCGACTTCTTGCAGTGGG TGGAGCCCATTGCAGCAAGGCTTAAGGAGGTCCGATTGCAGAGGGATGACTTTGAGATTCTGAAGGTGATTGGGCGCGGGGCGTTCAGTGAG GTAGCAGTGGTGAAGATGAAGCAGACGGGCCAAGTGTATGCCATGAAGATTATGAATAAATGGGACATGTTGAAGAGAGGCGAG GTGTCATGCTTCCGGGAAGAGAGAGATGTGTTGGTGAAAGGGGACCGGCGCTGGATCACGCAACTGCACTTCGCCTTCCAGGATGAGAACTACCTG TACCTGGTCATGGAATACTACGTGGGCGGGGACCTGCTAACGCTGCTGAGCAAGTTTGGGGAGCGGATCCCCGCCGAGATGGCGCGCTTCTACCTGGCCGAGATTGTCATGGCCATAGACTCGGTGCACCGGCTGGGCTACGTGCACAG GGACATCAAACCAGATAACATTCTTCTGGACCGATGTGGGCACATCCGCCTGGCGGACTTCGGCTCCTGCCTCAGACTGCAGCCGGACGGGACG GTGAGGTCGCTGGTGGCTGTGGGTACCCCGGACTACCTGTCTCCTGAGATTCTGCAGGCTGTGGGCGGAGGGCCTGGGGCAGGCAGCTACGGACCGGAGTGTGACTGGTGGGCACTGGGCGTGTTCGCCTATGAAATGTTCTATGGGCAGACACCCTTCTACGCAGACTCCACGGCCGAGACATATGCCAAGATTGTGCATTACAAG GAACACTTGTCTCTGCCACTGGCAGACACAGGGGTCCCTGAGGAAGCTCAGGACCTCATTCGGGGGCTGCTGTGCCCTGCTGAGATCAGGCTAGGCCGAGGTGGGGCAGCTGATTTCCAGAAGCATCCGTTCTTCTTTGGCGTTGACTGGGAGGGTCTCCGAGACAGTGTGCCCCCCTTTACACCAGACTTCGAGGGTGCCACGGACACATGCAACTTCGATGTGGTGGAGGATTGGCTCACTGCCATG GAGACACTGTCGGACATGCAGGAAGACATGCCGCTCGGGGTCCACCTGCCTTTTGTGGGTTACTCCTACTCTTGCATGGCCTTCAG agACAGTCAGGTCCCAGACCCCACCCCTATGGAACTGGAGGCCCTGCAGTTGCCCGAGTCAGACTTGCAAGTGCTGGACTTGGAGCCCCCAGTGTCCACACCGGATCAAGTG GCTGACGTGGCAGACCCAGTGGCTGCCCCTATGGCAGAGCCAGAGACTGTGGTGACGCTGCGGGAGCTGCAGGAAGCCCTGGAGGAAGAGGTCCTTACCCGGCAGAGCCTAAGCCGTGAGCTGGAGGCCATCCGAACGGCCAACCAGAACTTCTCCAG CCAACTACAGGAGGCCACGGTCCGGAACCGAGACCTAGAGGCGCACGTTCGCCAGCTCCAGGAGCGGATGGAGATGCTGCAGGCCCCGGGAGCTGCAG CTGTCACGGGGGTCCCCAGTCCCAGGGCCACGGATCTGCCTTCCCAT ATAGCCCCCCGGCCGTGGCTCTGGGCCAGTGCCCGCTGGTGGGGCCAGGCCCCACGCACCGCCGTCACCTGCTGCTCCCAGCCAGG GTCCCTAGGCCTGGCCTATCCGAGGCGCGTTGCCTGCTCCTGTTCGCCGCTGCTCTGGCTGCTGCCGCCACACTGGGCTGTACTGGGTTGGTGGCCTTTACCGGCCATCTCACCCCAGTCTGGTGTTTCCCGGGAGCCACCTTCGCCCCCTGAACCCTAA
- the Dmpk gene encoding myotonin-protein kinase isoform X5 translates to MSAEVRLRQLQQLVLDPGFLGLEPLLDLLLGVHQELGASHLAQDKYVADFLQWVEPIAARLKEVRLQRDDFEILKVIGRGAFSEVAVVKMKQTGQVYAMKIMNKWDMLKRGEVSCFREERDVLVKGDRRWITQLHFAFQDENYLYLVMEYYVGGDLLTLLSKFGERIPAEMARFYLAEIVMAIDSVHRLGYVHRDIKPDNILLDRCGHIRLADFGSCLRLQPDGTVRSLVAVGTPDYLSPEILQAVGGGPGAGSYGPECDWWALGVFAYEMFYGQTPFYADSTAETYAKIVHYKEHLSLPLADTGVPEEAQDLIRGLLCPAEIRLGRGGAADFQKHPFFFGVDWEGLRDSVPPFTPDFEGATDTCNFDVVEDWLTAMVSGGGETLSDMQEDMPLGVHLPFVGYSYSCMAFRDSQVPDPTPMELEALQLPESDLQVLDLEPPVSTPDQVADVADPVAAPMAEPETVVTLRELQEALEEEVLTRQSLSRELEAIRTANQNFSSQLQEATVRNRDLEAHVRQLQERMEMLQAPGAAAVTGVPSPRATDLPSHIAPRPWLWASARWWGQAPRTAVTCCSQPGSLGLAYPRRVACSCSPLLWLLPPHWAVLGWWPLPAISPQSGVSREPPSPPEP, encoded by the exons ATGTCAGCCGAAGTGCGGCTGAGGCAGCTCCAGCAGCTGGTGCTGGACCCCGGCTTCCTGGGGCTGGAGCCCCTGCTCGACCTTCTCCTGGGCGTCCACCAGGAGCTGGGCGCCTCCCACCTAGCCCAGGACAAGTATGTGGCCGACTTCTTGCAGTGGG TGGAGCCCATTGCAGCAAGGCTTAAGGAGGTCCGATTGCAGAGGGATGACTTTGAGATTCTGAAGGTGATTGGGCGCGGGGCGTTCAGTGAG GTAGCAGTGGTGAAGATGAAGCAGACGGGCCAAGTGTATGCCATGAAGATTATGAATAAATGGGACATGTTGAAGAGAGGCGAG GTGTCATGCTTCCGGGAAGAGAGAGATGTGTTGGTGAAAGGGGACCGGCGCTGGATCACGCAACTGCACTTCGCCTTCCAGGATGAGAACTACCTG TACCTGGTCATGGAATACTACGTGGGCGGGGACCTGCTAACGCTGCTGAGCAAGTTTGGGGAGCGGATCCCCGCCGAGATGGCGCGCTTCTACCTGGCCGAGATTGTCATGGCCATAGACTCGGTGCACCGGCTGGGCTACGTGCACAG GGACATCAAACCAGATAACATTCTTCTGGACCGATGTGGGCACATCCGCCTGGCGGACTTCGGCTCCTGCCTCAGACTGCAGCCGGACGGGACG GTGAGGTCGCTGGTGGCTGTGGGTACCCCGGACTACCTGTCTCCTGAGATTCTGCAGGCTGTGGGCGGAGGGCCTGGGGCAGGCAGCTACGGACCGGAGTGTGACTGGTGGGCACTGGGCGTGTTCGCCTATGAAATGTTCTATGGGCAGACACCCTTCTACGCAGACTCCACGGCCGAGACATATGCCAAGATTGTGCATTACAAG GAACACTTGTCTCTGCCACTGGCAGACACAGGGGTCCCTGAGGAAGCTCAGGACCTCATTCGGGGGCTGCTGTGCCCTGCTGAGATCAGGCTAGGCCGAGGTGGGGCAGCTGATTTCCAGAAGCATCCGTTCTTCTTTGGCGTTGACTGGGAGGGTCTCCGAGACAGTGTGCCCCCCTTTACACCAGACTTCGAGGGTGCCACGGACACATGCAACTTCGATGTGGTGGAGGATTGGCTCACTGCCATGGTGAGCGGGGGCGGG GAGACACTGTCGGACATGCAGGAAGACATGCCGCTCGGGGTCCACCTGCCTTTTGTGGGTTACTCCTACTCTTGCATGGCCTTCAG agACAGTCAGGTCCCAGACCCCACCCCTATGGAACTGGAGGCCCTGCAGTTGCCCGAGTCAGACTTGCAAGTGCTGGACTTGGAGCCCCCAGTGTCCACACCGGATCAAGTG GCTGACGTGGCAGACCCAGTGGCTGCCCCTATGGCAGAGCCAGAGACTGTGGTGACGCTGCGGGAGCTGCAGGAAGCCCTGGAGGAAGAGGTCCTTACCCGGCAGAGCCTAAGCCGTGAGCTGGAGGCCATCCGAACGGCCAACCAGAACTTCTCCAG CCAACTACAGGAGGCCACGGTCCGGAACCGAGACCTAGAGGCGCACGTTCGCCAGCTCCAGGAGCGGATGGAGATGCTGCAGGCCCCGGGAGCTGCAG CTGTCACGGGGGTCCCCAGTCCCAGGGCCACGGATCTGCCTTCCCAT ATAGCCCCCCGGCCGTGGCTCTGGGCCAGTGCCCGCTGGTGGGGCCAGGCCCCACGCACCGCCGTCACCTGCTGCTCCCAGCCAGG GTCCCTAGGCCTGGCCTATCCGAGGCGCGTTGCCTGCTCCTGTTCGCCGCTGCTCTGGCTGCTGCCGCCACACTGGGCTGTACTGGGTTGGTGGCCTTTACCGGCCATCTCACCCCAGTCTGGTGTTTCCCGGGAGCCACCTTCGCCCCCTGAACCCTAA
- the Dmpk gene encoding myotonin-protein kinase isoform X4, which yields MKQTGQVYAMKIMNKWDMLKRGEVSCFREERDVLVKGDRRWITQLHFAFQDENYLYLVMEYYVGGDLLTLLSKFGERIPAEMARFYLAEIVMAIDSVHRLGYVHRDIKPDNILLDRCGHIRLADFGSCLRLQPDGTVRSLVAVGTPDYLSPEILQAVGGGPGAGSYGPECDWWALGVFAYEMFYGQTPFYADSTAETYAKIVHYKEHLSLPLADTGVPEEAQDLIRGLLCPAEIRLGRGGAADFQKHPFFFGVDWEGLRDSVPPFTPDFEGATDTCNFDVVEDWLTAMVSGGGETLSDMQEDMPLGVHLPFVGYSYSCMAFRDSQVPDPTPMELEALQLPESDLQVLDLEPPVSTPDQVADVADPVAAPMAEPETVVTLRELQEALEEEVLTRQSLSRELEAIRTANQNFSSQLQEATVRNRDLEAHVRQLQERMEMLQAPGAADSPPAVALGQCPLVGPGPTHRRHLLLPARVPRPGLSEARCLLLFAAALAAAATLGCTGLVAFTGHLTPVWCFPGATFAP from the exons ATGAAGCAGACGGGCCAAGTGTATGCCATGAAGATTATGAATAAATGGGACATGTTGAAGAGAGGCGAG GTGTCATGCTTCCGGGAAGAGAGAGATGTGTTGGTGAAAGGGGACCGGCGCTGGATCACGCAACTGCACTTCGCCTTCCAGGATGAGAACTACCTG TACCTGGTCATGGAATACTACGTGGGCGGGGACCTGCTAACGCTGCTGAGCAAGTTTGGGGAGCGGATCCCCGCCGAGATGGCGCGCTTCTACCTGGCCGAGATTGTCATGGCCATAGACTCGGTGCACCGGCTGGGCTACGTGCACAG GGACATCAAACCAGATAACATTCTTCTGGACCGATGTGGGCACATCCGCCTGGCGGACTTCGGCTCCTGCCTCAGACTGCAGCCGGACGGGACG GTGAGGTCGCTGGTGGCTGTGGGTACCCCGGACTACCTGTCTCCTGAGATTCTGCAGGCTGTGGGCGGAGGGCCTGGGGCAGGCAGCTACGGACCGGAGTGTGACTGGTGGGCACTGGGCGTGTTCGCCTATGAAATGTTCTATGGGCAGACACCCTTCTACGCAGACTCCACGGCCGAGACATATGCCAAGATTGTGCATTACAAG GAACACTTGTCTCTGCCACTGGCAGACACAGGGGTCCCTGAGGAAGCTCAGGACCTCATTCGGGGGCTGCTGTGCCCTGCTGAGATCAGGCTAGGCCGAGGTGGGGCAGCTGATTTCCAGAAGCATCCGTTCTTCTTTGGCGTTGACTGGGAGGGTCTCCGAGACAGTGTGCCCCCCTTTACACCAGACTTCGAGGGTGCCACGGACACATGCAACTTCGATGTGGTGGAGGATTGGCTCACTGCCATGGTGAGCGGGGGCGGG GAGACACTGTCGGACATGCAGGAAGACATGCCGCTCGGGGTCCACCTGCCTTTTGTGGGTTACTCCTACTCTTGCATGGCCTTCAG agACAGTCAGGTCCCAGACCCCACCCCTATGGAACTGGAGGCCCTGCAGTTGCCCGAGTCAGACTTGCAAGTGCTGGACTTGGAGCCCCCAGTGTCCACACCGGATCAAGTG GCTGACGTGGCAGACCCAGTGGCTGCCCCTATGGCAGAGCCAGAGACTGTGGTGACGCTGCGGGAGCTGCAGGAAGCCCTGGAGGAAGAGGTCCTTACCCGGCAGAGCCTAAGCCGTGAGCTGGAGGCCATCCGAACGGCCAACCAGAACTTCTCCAG CCAACTACAGGAGGCCACGGTCCGGAACCGAGACCTAGAGGCGCACGTTCGCCAGCTCCAGGAGCGGATGGAGATGCTGCAGGCCCCGGGAGCTGCAG ATAGCCCCCCGGCCGTGGCTCTGGGCCAGTGCCCGCTGGTGGGGCCAGGCCCCACGCACCGCCGTCACCTGCTGCTCCCAGCCAGG GTCCCTAGGCCTGGCCTATCCGAGGCGCGTTGCCTGCTCCTGTTCGCCGCTGCTCTGGCTGCTGCCGCCACACTGGGCTGTACTGGGTTGGTGGCCTTTACCGGCCATCTCACCCCAGTCTGGTGTTTCCCGGGAGCCACCTTCGCCCCCTGA
- the Dmpk gene encoding myotonin-protein kinase isoform X2 → MSAEVRLRQLQQLVLDPGFLGLEPLLDLLLGVHQELGASHLAQDKYVADFLQWVEPIAARLKEVRLQRDDFEILKVIGRGAFSEVAVVKMKQTGQVYAMKIMNKWDMLKRGEVSCFREERDVLVKGDRRWITQLHFAFQDENYLYLVMEYYVGGDLLTLLSKFGERIPAEMARFYLAEIVMAIDSVHRLGYVHRDIKPDNILLDRCGHIRLADFGSCLRLQPDGTVRSLVAVGTPDYLSPEILQAVGGGPGAGSYGPECDWWALGVFAYEMFYGQTPFYADSTAETYAKIVHYKEHLSLPLADTGVPEEAQDLIRGLLCPAEIRLGRGGAADFQKHPFFFGVDWEGLRDSVPPFTPDFEGATDTCNFDVVEDWLTAMETLSDMQEDMPLGVHLPFVGYSYSCMAFRDSQVPDPTPMELEALQLPESDLQVLDLEPPVSTPDQVADVADPVAAPMAEPETVVTLRELQEALEEEVLTRQSLSRELEAIRTANQNFSSQLQEATVRNRDLEAHVRQLQERMEMLQAPGAADSPPAVALGQCPLVGPGPTHRRHLLLPARVPRPGLSEARCLLLFAAALAAAATLGCTGLVAFTGHLTPVWCFPGATFAP, encoded by the exons ATGTCAGCCGAAGTGCGGCTGAGGCAGCTCCAGCAGCTGGTGCTGGACCCCGGCTTCCTGGGGCTGGAGCCCCTGCTCGACCTTCTCCTGGGCGTCCACCAGGAGCTGGGCGCCTCCCACCTAGCCCAGGACAAGTATGTGGCCGACTTCTTGCAGTGGG TGGAGCCCATTGCAGCAAGGCTTAAGGAGGTCCGATTGCAGAGGGATGACTTTGAGATTCTGAAGGTGATTGGGCGCGGGGCGTTCAGTGAG GTAGCAGTGGTGAAGATGAAGCAGACGGGCCAAGTGTATGCCATGAAGATTATGAATAAATGGGACATGTTGAAGAGAGGCGAG GTGTCATGCTTCCGGGAAGAGAGAGATGTGTTGGTGAAAGGGGACCGGCGCTGGATCACGCAACTGCACTTCGCCTTCCAGGATGAGAACTACCTG TACCTGGTCATGGAATACTACGTGGGCGGGGACCTGCTAACGCTGCTGAGCAAGTTTGGGGAGCGGATCCCCGCCGAGATGGCGCGCTTCTACCTGGCCGAGATTGTCATGGCCATAGACTCGGTGCACCGGCTGGGCTACGTGCACAG GGACATCAAACCAGATAACATTCTTCTGGACCGATGTGGGCACATCCGCCTGGCGGACTTCGGCTCCTGCCTCAGACTGCAGCCGGACGGGACG GTGAGGTCGCTGGTGGCTGTGGGTACCCCGGACTACCTGTCTCCTGAGATTCTGCAGGCTGTGGGCGGAGGGCCTGGGGCAGGCAGCTACGGACCGGAGTGTGACTGGTGGGCACTGGGCGTGTTCGCCTATGAAATGTTCTATGGGCAGACACCCTTCTACGCAGACTCCACGGCCGAGACATATGCCAAGATTGTGCATTACAAG GAACACTTGTCTCTGCCACTGGCAGACACAGGGGTCCCTGAGGAAGCTCAGGACCTCATTCGGGGGCTGCTGTGCCCTGCTGAGATCAGGCTAGGCCGAGGTGGGGCAGCTGATTTCCAGAAGCATCCGTTCTTCTTTGGCGTTGACTGGGAGGGTCTCCGAGACAGTGTGCCCCCCTTTACACCAGACTTCGAGGGTGCCACGGACACATGCAACTTCGATGTGGTGGAGGATTGGCTCACTGCCATG GAGACACTGTCGGACATGCAGGAAGACATGCCGCTCGGGGTCCACCTGCCTTTTGTGGGTTACTCCTACTCTTGCATGGCCTTCAG agACAGTCAGGTCCCAGACCCCACCCCTATGGAACTGGAGGCCCTGCAGTTGCCCGAGTCAGACTTGCAAGTGCTGGACTTGGAGCCCCCAGTGTCCACACCGGATCAAGTG GCTGACGTGGCAGACCCAGTGGCTGCCCCTATGGCAGAGCCAGAGACTGTGGTGACGCTGCGGGAGCTGCAGGAAGCCCTGGAGGAAGAGGTCCTTACCCGGCAGAGCCTAAGCCGTGAGCTGGAGGCCATCCGAACGGCCAACCAGAACTTCTCCAG CCAACTACAGGAGGCCACGGTCCGGAACCGAGACCTAGAGGCGCACGTTCGCCAGCTCCAGGAGCGGATGGAGATGCTGCAGGCCCCGGGAGCTGCAG ATAGCCCCCCGGCCGTGGCTCTGGGCCAGTGCCCGCTGGTGGGGCCAGGCCCCACGCACCGCCGTCACCTGCTGCTCCCAGCCAGG GTCCCTAGGCCTGGCCTATCCGAGGCGCGTTGCCTGCTCCTGTTCGCCGCTGCTCTGGCTGCTGCCGCCACACTGGGCTGTACTGGGTTGGTGGCCTTTACCGGCCATCTCACCCCAGTCTGGTGTTTCCCGGGAGCCACCTTCGCCCCCTGA
- the Dmpk gene encoding myotonin-protein kinase isoform X8, translating to MSAEVRLRQLQQLVLDPGFLGLEPLLDLLLGVHQELGASHLAQDKYVADFLQWVEPIAARLKEVRLQRDDFEILKVIGRGAFSEVAVVKMKQTGQVYAMKIMNKWDMLKRGEVSCFREERDVLVKGDRRWITQLHFAFQDENYLYLVMEYYVGGDLLTLLSKFGERIPAEMARFYLAEIVMAIDSVHRLGYVHRDIKPDNILLDRCGHIRLADFGSCLRLQPDGTVRSLVAVGTPDYLSPEILQAVGGGPGAGSYGPECDWWALGVFAYEMFYGQTPFYADSTAETYAKIVHYKEHLSLPLADTGVPEEAQDLIRGLLCPAEIRLGRGGAADFQKHPFFFGVDWEGLRDSVPPFTPDFEGATDTCNFDVVEDWLTAMETLSDMQEDMPLGVHLPFVGYSYSCMAFRDSQVPDPTPMELEALQLPESDLQVLDLEPPVSTPDQVADVADPVAAPMAEPETVVTLRELQEALEEEVLTRQSLSRELEAIRTANQNFSSQLQEATVRNRDLEAHVRQLQERMEMLQAPGAAAVTGVPSPRATDLPSHLDSPPAVALGQCPLVGPGPTHRRHLLLPARVPRPGLSEARCLLLFAAALAAAATLGCTGLVAFTGHLTPVWCFPGATFAP from the exons ATGTCAGCCGAAGTGCGGCTGAGGCAGCTCCAGCAGCTGGTGCTGGACCCCGGCTTCCTGGGGCTGGAGCCCCTGCTCGACCTTCTCCTGGGCGTCCACCAGGAGCTGGGCGCCTCCCACCTAGCCCAGGACAAGTATGTGGCCGACTTCTTGCAGTGGG TGGAGCCCATTGCAGCAAGGCTTAAGGAGGTCCGATTGCAGAGGGATGACTTTGAGATTCTGAAGGTGATTGGGCGCGGGGCGTTCAGTGAG GTAGCAGTGGTGAAGATGAAGCAGACGGGCCAAGTGTATGCCATGAAGATTATGAATAAATGGGACATGTTGAAGAGAGGCGAG GTGTCATGCTTCCGGGAAGAGAGAGATGTGTTGGTGAAAGGGGACCGGCGCTGGATCACGCAACTGCACTTCGCCTTCCAGGATGAGAACTACCTG TACCTGGTCATGGAATACTACGTGGGCGGGGACCTGCTAACGCTGCTGAGCAAGTTTGGGGAGCGGATCCCCGCCGAGATGGCGCGCTTCTACCTGGCCGAGATTGTCATGGCCATAGACTCGGTGCACCGGCTGGGCTACGTGCACAG GGACATCAAACCAGATAACATTCTTCTGGACCGATGTGGGCACATCCGCCTGGCGGACTTCGGCTCCTGCCTCAGACTGCAGCCGGACGGGACG GTGAGGTCGCTGGTGGCTGTGGGTACCCCGGACTACCTGTCTCCTGAGATTCTGCAGGCTGTGGGCGGAGGGCCTGGGGCAGGCAGCTACGGACCGGAGTGTGACTGGTGGGCACTGGGCGTGTTCGCCTATGAAATGTTCTATGGGCAGACACCCTTCTACGCAGACTCCACGGCCGAGACATATGCCAAGATTGTGCATTACAAG GAACACTTGTCTCTGCCACTGGCAGACACAGGGGTCCCTGAGGAAGCTCAGGACCTCATTCGGGGGCTGCTGTGCCCTGCTGAGATCAGGCTAGGCCGAGGTGGGGCAGCTGATTTCCAGAAGCATCCGTTCTTCTTTGGCGTTGACTGGGAGGGTCTCCGAGACAGTGTGCCCCCCTTTACACCAGACTTCGAGGGTGCCACGGACACATGCAACTTCGATGTGGTGGAGGATTGGCTCACTGCCATG GAGACACTGTCGGACATGCAGGAAGACATGCCGCTCGGGGTCCACCTGCCTTTTGTGGGTTACTCCTACTCTTGCATGGCCTTCAG agACAGTCAGGTCCCAGACCCCACCCCTATGGAACTGGAGGCCCTGCAGTTGCCCGAGTCAGACTTGCAAGTGCTGGACTTGGAGCCCCCAGTGTCCACACCGGATCAAGTG GCTGACGTGGCAGACCCAGTGGCTGCCCCTATGGCAGAGCCAGAGACTGTGGTGACGCTGCGGGAGCTGCAGGAAGCCCTGGAGGAAGAGGTCCTTACCCGGCAGAGCCTAAGCCGTGAGCTGGAGGCCATCCGAACGGCCAACCAGAACTTCTCCAG CCAACTACAGGAGGCCACGGTCCGGAACCGAGACCTAGAGGCGCACGTTCGCCAGCTCCAGGAGCGGATGGAGATGCTGCAGGCCCCGGGAGCTGCAG CTGTCACGGGGGTCCCCAGTCCCAGGGCCACGGATCTGCCTTCCCAT ctaGATAGCCCCCCGGCCGTGGCTCTGGGCCAGTGCCCGCTGGTGGGGCCAGGCCCCACGCACCGCCGTCACCTGCTGCTCCCAGCCAGG GTCCCTAGGCCTGGCCTATCCGAGGCGCGTTGCCTGCTCCTGTTCGCCGCTGCTCTGGCTGCTGCCGCCACACTGGGCTGTACTGGGTTGGTGGCCTTTACCGGCCATCTCACCCCAGTCTGGTGTTTCCCGGGAGCCACCTTCGCCCCCTGA
- the Dmpk gene encoding myotonin-protein kinase isoform X1 produces the protein MSAEVRLRQLQQLVLDPGFLGLEPLLDLLLGVHQELGASHLAQDKYVADFLQWVEPIAARLKEVRLQRDDFEILKVIGRGAFSEVAVVKMKQTGQVYAMKIMNKWDMLKRGEVSCFREERDVLVKGDRRWITQLHFAFQDENYLYLVMEYYVGGDLLTLLSKFGERIPAEMARFYLAEIVMAIDSVHRLGYVHRDIKPDNILLDRCGHIRLADFGSCLRLQPDGTVRSLVAVGTPDYLSPEILQAVGGGPGAGSYGPECDWWALGVFAYEMFYGQTPFYADSTAETYAKIVHYKEHLSLPLADTGVPEEAQDLIRGLLCPAEIRLGRGGAADFQKHPFFFGVDWEGLRDSVPPFTPDFEGATDTCNFDVVEDWLTAMVSGGGETLSDMQEDMPLGVHLPFVGYSYSCMAFRDSQVPDPTPMELEALQLPESDLQVLDLEPPVSTPDQVADVADPVAAPMAEPETVVTLRELQEALEEEVLTRQSLSRELEAIRTANQNFSSQLQEATVRNRDLEAHVRQLQERMEMLQAPGAADSPPAVALGQCPLVGPGPTHRRHLLLPARVPRPGLSEARCLLLFAAALAAAATLGCTGLVAFTGHLTPVWCFPGATFAP, from the exons ATGTCAGCCGAAGTGCGGCTGAGGCAGCTCCAGCAGCTGGTGCTGGACCCCGGCTTCCTGGGGCTGGAGCCCCTGCTCGACCTTCTCCTGGGCGTCCACCAGGAGCTGGGCGCCTCCCACCTAGCCCAGGACAAGTATGTGGCCGACTTCTTGCAGTGGG TGGAGCCCATTGCAGCAAGGCTTAAGGAGGTCCGATTGCAGAGGGATGACTTTGAGATTCTGAAGGTGATTGGGCGCGGGGCGTTCAGTGAG GTAGCAGTGGTGAAGATGAAGCAGACGGGCCAAGTGTATGCCATGAAGATTATGAATAAATGGGACATGTTGAAGAGAGGCGAG GTGTCATGCTTCCGGGAAGAGAGAGATGTGTTGGTGAAAGGGGACCGGCGCTGGATCACGCAACTGCACTTCGCCTTCCAGGATGAGAACTACCTG TACCTGGTCATGGAATACTACGTGGGCGGGGACCTGCTAACGCTGCTGAGCAAGTTTGGGGAGCGGATCCCCGCCGAGATGGCGCGCTTCTACCTGGCCGAGATTGTCATGGCCATAGACTCGGTGCACCGGCTGGGCTACGTGCACAG GGACATCAAACCAGATAACATTCTTCTGGACCGATGTGGGCACATCCGCCTGGCGGACTTCGGCTCCTGCCTCAGACTGCAGCCGGACGGGACG GTGAGGTCGCTGGTGGCTGTGGGTACCCCGGACTACCTGTCTCCTGAGATTCTGCAGGCTGTGGGCGGAGGGCCTGGGGCAGGCAGCTACGGACCGGAGTGTGACTGGTGGGCACTGGGCGTGTTCGCCTATGAAATGTTCTATGGGCAGACACCCTTCTACGCAGACTCCACGGCCGAGACATATGCCAAGATTGTGCATTACAAG GAACACTTGTCTCTGCCACTGGCAGACACAGGGGTCCCTGAGGAAGCTCAGGACCTCATTCGGGGGCTGCTGTGCCCTGCTGAGATCAGGCTAGGCCGAGGTGGGGCAGCTGATTTCCAGAAGCATCCGTTCTTCTTTGGCGTTGACTGGGAGGGTCTCCGAGACAGTGTGCCCCCCTTTACACCAGACTTCGAGGGTGCCACGGACACATGCAACTTCGATGTGGTGGAGGATTGGCTCACTGCCATGGTGAGCGGGGGCGGG GAGACACTGTCGGACATGCAGGAAGACATGCCGCTCGGGGTCCACCTGCCTTTTGTGGGTTACTCCTACTCTTGCATGGCCTTCAG agACAGTCAGGTCCCAGACCCCACCCCTATGGAACTGGAGGCCCTGCAGTTGCCCGAGTCAGACTTGCAAGTGCTGGACTTGGAGCCCCCAGTGTCCACACCGGATCAAGTG GCTGACGTGGCAGACCCAGTGGCTGCCCCTATGGCAGAGCCAGAGACTGTGGTGACGCTGCGGGAGCTGCAGGAAGCCCTGGAGGAAGAGGTCCTTACCCGGCAGAGCCTAAGCCGTGAGCTGGAGGCCATCCGAACGGCCAACCAGAACTTCTCCAG CCAACTACAGGAGGCCACGGTCCGGAACCGAGACCTAGAGGCGCACGTTCGCCAGCTCCAGGAGCGGATGGAGATGCTGCAGGCCCCGGGAGCTGCAG ATAGCCCCCCGGCCGTGGCTCTGGGCCAGTGCCCGCTGGTGGGGCCAGGCCCCACGCACCGCCGTCACCTGCTGCTCCCAGCCAGG GTCCCTAGGCCTGGCCTATCCGAGGCGCGTTGCCTGCTCCTGTTCGCCGCTGCTCTGGCTGCTGCCGCCACACTGGGCTGTACTGGGTTGGTGGCCTTTACCGGCCATCTCACCCCAGTCTGGTGTTTCCCGGGAGCCACCTTCGCCCCCTGA